The following proteins are co-located in the Serinus canaria isolate serCan28SL12 chromosome 17, serCan2020, whole genome shotgun sequence genome:
- the ODF2 gene encoding outer dense fiber protein 2 isoform X5, which produces MQSVMRLSDLSTDDDDPTCCKINKYEKKIDSLMNMVGTLKKEVKMQQMEEQEEITKRLLEEQKEELNEMTQELVETENENTRLRRNIERIKEEKDLTVLQKECLQQEKECLMTKLSEAERDGAAAARQIHALRNTIGRLNIEKHMSSTDINALTRQKELLLQKLSTFEETNRTLRELLAEHQSREKDAQKVMDRQAMLLKRLADMDAENMQLQIRLQGKEKEVETLTLQIVAEKEQAKKAFELARSLESVKAHLQAQLRSREADNDRLATQLQNAEMSENHTKGEMDLLLEQLQDLRCKAESDKEALKKAVRAQKERAERSEEYVQKLTAQLAEKENAVAEAQCNLESWRNRCSKAMKEKDDLELEVVTLNSRVADLLEQLARLQEQARDENEALVDKVQQMSGENMALKKDNEKLKAALISMEDKLNQAQMELQHLQNSVRSYEGLIETYTAQAQMARKEADELAARLEKCEKENETLREEMSKEIEETREKFQSQLAELEKLPEILKYTETQLAECHQQLMCYEKKNTDLCGMIADLRQLIDLQGDKMEMTRERYQSAQEEKKQLTLKVEELERKLESTSAQNIEFLQVIAKREESIHQCQLRLEEKSRECSSLARQLEMAIEDAKKQVEQARERAVSRERAAQSKVLDLETQLSRNKTELNQLHRCKDDAERRYESRLQDLRDRLEQSESTNRSMQNYVQFLKSSYDNVFRESVFLGSLSPTRSLL; this is translated from the exons ATGCAGTCAGTAATGCGCCTTAGCGACCTCTCCACAGACGATGATGATCCCACTTGCTGCAAAATTAACAAATATGAGAAGAAGATAGACAGCCTAATGAATATGGTGGGAACACTGAAAAAAGAG GTCAAGATGCAGCAAATGGAGGAACAGGAGGAAATCACAAAACGtctcctggaggagcagaaggaagaacTAAATGAGATGACACAAGAGCTGGTAGAAACAGAGAATGAGAACACGCGGCTCCGACGCAACATTGAGCGTATAAAGGAGGAGAAGGACCTGACTGT GCTACAGAAGGAATGcttgcagcaggagaaggaatgtTTGATGACCAAGCTAAGTGAAGCAGaaagggatggagcagcagctgccagacaGATCCATGCCCTGAGGAATACCATTGGGAGACTCAACATT GAGAAGCACATGAGCAGCACAGATATAAATGCTCTAACAAGACAAAAAGAGCTGCTTCTCCAGAAGTTGAGCACCTTTGAAGAAACCAACCGGACACTCCGAGAACTTCTTGCAGAGCATCAGTCTCGGGAG AAAGATGCCCAGAAGGTTATGGATCGACAAGCAATGCTGCTGAAAAGGCTGGCTGACATGGATGCAGAGAACATG caaCTTCAAATCAGgcttcagggaaaagaaaaagaagtggaaaCCCTCACACTTCAAATAGTGGCAGAAAag GAACAGGCAAAGAAAGCCTTTGAACTTGCCAGATCCTTGGAGTCTGTGAAGGCCCATTTACAagcccagctgaggagcagagaagctGATAATGACCGTCTGGCCACACAGCTGCAG AATGCGGAGATGAGTGAAAATCATACTAAGGGAGAGATGGAtcttctgctggagcagctgcaagACCTGAGGTGCAAAGCAGAGAGTGATAAAGAGGCACTGAAGAAAGCGGTCCGTGCACAGAAAGAGCGGGCGGAGCGGAGTGAGGAGTATGTGCAGAAACTGACTGCCCAGCTAGCAGAAAAG GAAAACGCTGTTGCTGAGGCCCAGTGCAATCTCGAGTCCTGGAGGAATCGCTGCAGCAAAGCAATGAAGGAGAAGGATGACCTTGAACTGGAAGTCGTTACACTGAACAG CCGTGTTGCAGACCTCTTGGAGCAACTGGCAAGGCTCCAGGAACAGGCACGGGACGAAAACGAAGCTTTGGTAGATAAAGTACAGCAAATGTCTGGAGAGAACATGGCTTTGAAGAAAGACAATGAAAAACTAAAG gctGCTCTGATTTCAATGGAGGACAAGCTGAACCAAGCACAGATGGAATTGCAACATCTCCAGAATTCTGTCAGGAGCTACGAAGGGTTGATCGAAACCTACACGGCACAG GCACAAATGGCCCGAAAGGAAGCAGATGAGCTGGCAGCAAGACTGGAGAAGTGTGAAAAAGAGAACGAGACATTAAGGGAGGAAATGAGCAAGGAGATTGAAGAG ACTCGTGAGAAGTTCCAGAGCCAACTTGCTGAACTGGAAAAGCTGCCTGAGATCCTGAAGTACACTGAGACACAGCTGGCAGAGTGCCATCAACAGCTCATGTGTTACGAGAAGAAGAACACGGACCTGTGTGGCATGATTGCAGATCTCCGTCAGCTG ATTGACCTCCAGGGGGACAAAATGGAGATGACAAGAGAGAGATATCAGTCTGcccaagaggagaaaaagcaacTCACCTTGAAGGTGGAGGAGCTAGAAAG AAAACTAGAGTCCACGAGTGCCCAGAACATAGAATTCCTTCAGGTCATAGCAAAACGGGAGGAGTCGATCCACCAGTGTCAGTTGCGGCTGGAGGAGAAGAGCCGTGagtgcagctccctggcacGCCAGCTGGAGATGGCCATTGAGGATGCCAAAAAACAA GTGGAACAAGCTCGAGAACGAGCAGTCTCCAGAGAGAGGGCAGCCCAGTCCAAGGTGTTGGATTTGGAGACCCAGCTGAGCAGGAATAAAACAGAGCTGAACCAGTTGCATCGGTGCAAAGACGAT gcagagcgCCGATACGAAAGCCGCCTCCAGGACCTGCGGGATCGGCTGGAGCAGTCGGAGAGCACCAACCGCAGCATGCAGAACTACGTCCAGTTCCTCAAGTCTTCCTACGACAACGTTTTTAGGGAAAGTGTTTTTCTGGGTTCCCTCAGCCCCACGCGCTCTCTTCTCTGA
- the ODF2 gene encoding outer dense fiber protein 2 isoform X1: protein MVEPRAGRRRRRPGPCGRSSCAWCAQGAHNSVHGRPCTTRRSDGELKWLRTPRGASWCFSSISEESSSTPKPVCRKARSLKVAQKHKQKSKGDGVRAIRVKAKAPWIPPGKTSTRDTILKWEKELGEHLEATPIAETDRMQSVMRLSDLSTDDDDPTCCKINKYEKKIDSLMNMVGTLKKEVKMQQMEEQEEITKRLLEEQKEELNEMTQELVETENENTRLRRNIERIKEEKDLTVLQKECLQQEKECLMTKLSEAERDGAAAARQIHALRNTIGRLNIEKHMSSTDINALTRQKELLLQKLSTFEETNRTLRELLAEHQSREKDAQKVMDRQAMLLKRLADMDAENMQLQIRLQGKEKEVETLTLQIVAEKEQAKKAFELARSLESVKAHLQAQLRSREADNDRLATQLQNAEMSENHTKGEMDLLLEQLQDLRCKAESDKEALKKAVRAQKERAERSEEYVQKLTAQLAEKENAVAEAQCNLESWRNRCSKAMKEKDDLELEVVTLNSRVADLLEQLARLQEQARDENEALVDKVQQMSGENMALKKDNEKLKAALISMEDKLNQAQMELQHLQNSVRSYEGLIETYTAQAQMARKEADELAARLEKCEKENETLREEMSKEIEETREKFQSQLAELEKLPEILKYTETQLAECHQQLMCYEKKNTDLCGMIADLRQLIDLQGDKMEMTRERYQSAQEEKKQLTLKVEELERKLESTSAQNIEFLQVIAKREESIHQCQLRLEEKSRECSSLARQLEMAIEDAKKQVEQARERAVSRERAAQSKVLDLETQLSRNKTELNQLHRCKDDAERRYESRLQDLRDRLEQSESTNRSMQNYVQFLKSSYDNVFRESVFLGSLSPTRSLL from the exons ATGGTGGAGCCGCGGGCGGGACGCCGGCGACGGCGGCCGGGACCCTGCGGCCGCTCCTCCTGTGCCTGGTGCGCACAAGGTGCCCACAACTCAGTCCACGGCCGCCCCTGCACCACTCGCCGCTCTGATGGGGAACTGAAGTGGCTGCGGACCCCGCGCGGAGCCAGCTG GTGTTTCTCATCTATCAGCGAAGAAAGTTCCTCTACACCCAAGCCTGTGTGCAGGAAAGCTAGAAGCTTGAAAGTAGCT caAAAGCACAAACAGAAATCTAAAGGGGACGGTGTGCGAGCCATTCGGGTGAAAGCTAAGGCCCCTTGGATACCCCCAGGCAAAACAAGCACTCGTGATACCATCTTGAAGTGGGAG AAGGAATTAGGTGAGCATCTGGAAGCTACGCCTATTGCTGAGACTGACAGGATGCAGTCAGTAATGCGCCTTAGCGACCTCTCCACAGACGATGATGATCCCACTTGCTGCAAAATTAACAAATATGAGAAGAAGATAGACAGCCTAATGAATATGGTGGGAACACTGAAAAAAGAG GTCAAGATGCAGCAAATGGAGGAACAGGAGGAAATCACAAAACGtctcctggaggagcagaaggaagaacTAAATGAGATGACACAAGAGCTGGTAGAAACAGAGAATGAGAACACGCGGCTCCGACGCAACATTGAGCGTATAAAGGAGGAGAAGGACCTGACTGT GCTACAGAAGGAATGcttgcagcaggagaaggaatgtTTGATGACCAAGCTAAGTGAAGCAGaaagggatggagcagcagctgccagacaGATCCATGCCCTGAGGAATACCATTGGGAGACTCAACATT GAGAAGCACATGAGCAGCACAGATATAAATGCTCTAACAAGACAAAAAGAGCTGCTTCTCCAGAAGTTGAGCACCTTTGAAGAAACCAACCGGACACTCCGAGAACTTCTTGCAGAGCATCAGTCTCGGGAG AAAGATGCCCAGAAGGTTATGGATCGACAAGCAATGCTGCTGAAAAGGCTGGCTGACATGGATGCAGAGAACATG caaCTTCAAATCAGgcttcagggaaaagaaaaagaagtggaaaCCCTCACACTTCAAATAGTGGCAGAAAag GAACAGGCAAAGAAAGCCTTTGAACTTGCCAGATCCTTGGAGTCTGTGAAGGCCCATTTACAagcccagctgaggagcagagaagctGATAATGACCGTCTGGCCACACAGCTGCAG AATGCGGAGATGAGTGAAAATCATACTAAGGGAGAGATGGAtcttctgctggagcagctgcaagACCTGAGGTGCAAAGCAGAGAGTGATAAAGAGGCACTGAAGAAAGCGGTCCGTGCACAGAAAGAGCGGGCGGAGCGGAGTGAGGAGTATGTGCAGAAACTGACTGCCCAGCTAGCAGAAAAG GAAAACGCTGTTGCTGAGGCCCAGTGCAATCTCGAGTCCTGGAGGAATCGCTGCAGCAAAGCAATGAAGGAGAAGGATGACCTTGAACTGGAAGTCGTTACACTGAACAG CCGTGTTGCAGACCTCTTGGAGCAACTGGCAAGGCTCCAGGAACAGGCACGGGACGAAAACGAAGCTTTGGTAGATAAAGTACAGCAAATGTCTGGAGAGAACATGGCTTTGAAGAAAGACAATGAAAAACTAAAG gctGCTCTGATTTCAATGGAGGACAAGCTGAACCAAGCACAGATGGAATTGCAACATCTCCAGAATTCTGTCAGGAGCTACGAAGGGTTGATCGAAACCTACACGGCACAG GCACAAATGGCCCGAAAGGAAGCAGATGAGCTGGCAGCAAGACTGGAGAAGTGTGAAAAAGAGAACGAGACATTAAGGGAGGAAATGAGCAAGGAGATTGAAGAG ACTCGTGAGAAGTTCCAGAGCCAACTTGCTGAACTGGAAAAGCTGCCTGAGATCCTGAAGTACACTGAGACACAGCTGGCAGAGTGCCATCAACAGCTCATGTGTTACGAGAAGAAGAACACGGACCTGTGTGGCATGATTGCAGATCTCCGTCAGCTG ATTGACCTCCAGGGGGACAAAATGGAGATGACAAGAGAGAGATATCAGTCTGcccaagaggagaaaaagcaacTCACCTTGAAGGTGGAGGAGCTAGAAAG AAAACTAGAGTCCACGAGTGCCCAGAACATAGAATTCCTTCAGGTCATAGCAAAACGGGAGGAGTCGATCCACCAGTGTCAGTTGCGGCTGGAGGAGAAGAGCCGTGagtgcagctccctggcacGCCAGCTGGAGATGGCCATTGAGGATGCCAAAAAACAA GTGGAACAAGCTCGAGAACGAGCAGTCTCCAGAGAGAGGGCAGCCCAGTCCAAGGTGTTGGATTTGGAGACCCAGCTGAGCAGGAATAAAACAGAGCTGAACCAGTTGCATCGGTGCAAAGACGAT gcagagcgCCGATACGAAAGCCGCCTCCAGGACCTGCGGGATCGGCTGGAGCAGTCGGAGAGCACCAACCGCAGCATGCAGAACTACGTCCAGTTCCTCAAGTCTTCCTACGACAACGTTTTTAGGGAAAGTGTTTTTCTGGGTTCCCTCAGCCCCACGCGCTCTCTTCTCTGA
- the ODF2 gene encoding outer dense fiber protein 2 isoform X3, producing MYLEKESSFRPSSGIKDILCLLSSAAKKISSQPYPQKAPGKTEAEQKHKQKSKGDGVRAIRVKAKAPWIPPGKTSTRDTILKWEKELGEHLEATPIAETDRMQSVMRLSDLSTDDDDPTCCKINKYEKKIDSLMNMVGTLKKEVKMQQMEEQEEITKRLLEEQKEELNEMTQELVETENENTRLRRNIERIKEEKDLTVLQKECLQQEKECLMTKLSEAERDGAAAARQIHALRNTIGRLNIEKHMSSTDINALTRQKELLLQKLSTFEETNRTLRELLAEHQSREKDAQKVMDRQAMLLKRLADMDAENMQLQIRLQGKEKEVETLTLQIVAEKEQAKKAFELARSLESVKAHLQAQLRSREADNDRLATQLQNAEMSENHTKGEMDLLLEQLQDLRCKAESDKEALKKAVRAQKERAERSEEYVQKLTAQLAEKENAVAEAQCNLESWRNRCSKAMKEKDDLELEVVTLNSRVADLLEQLARLQEQARDENEALVDKVQQMSGENMALKKDNEKLKAALISMEDKLNQAQMELQHLQNSVRSYEGLIETYTAQAQMARKEADELAARLEKCEKENETLREEMSKEIEETREKFQSQLAELEKLPEILKYTETQLAECHQQLMCYEKKNTDLCGMIADLRQLIDLQGDKMEMTRERYQSAQEEKKQLTLKVEELERKLESTSAQNIEFLQVIAKREESIHQCQLRLEEKSRECSSLARQLEMAIEDAKKQVEQARERAVSRERAAQSKVLDLETQLSRNKTELNQLHRCKDDAERRYESRLQDLRDRLEQSESTNRSMQNYVQFLKSSYDNVFRESVFLGSLSPTRSLL from the exons atgtacttGGAAAAAGAATCTTCATTCAGACCATCTTCTGGCATTAAAGACATTCTCTGTCTACTGAGTTCTGCAGCCAAGAAGATCTCTTCCCAGCCTTATCCACAGAAGGCACCAGGCAAAACTGAAGCTGAG caAAAGCACAAACAGAAATCTAAAGGGGACGGTGTGCGAGCCATTCGGGTGAAAGCTAAGGCCCCTTGGATACCCCCAGGCAAAACAAGCACTCGTGATACCATCTTGAAGTGGGAG AAGGAATTAGGTGAGCATCTGGAAGCTACGCCTATTGCTGAGACTGACAGGATGCAGTCAGTAATGCGCCTTAGCGACCTCTCCACAGACGATGATGATCCCACTTGCTGCAAAATTAACAAATATGAGAAGAAGATAGACAGCCTAATGAATATGGTGGGAACACTGAAAAAAGAG GTCAAGATGCAGCAAATGGAGGAACAGGAGGAAATCACAAAACGtctcctggaggagcagaaggaagaacTAAATGAGATGACACAAGAGCTGGTAGAAACAGAGAATGAGAACACGCGGCTCCGACGCAACATTGAGCGTATAAAGGAGGAGAAGGACCTGACTGT GCTACAGAAGGAATGcttgcagcaggagaaggaatgtTTGATGACCAAGCTAAGTGAAGCAGaaagggatggagcagcagctgccagacaGATCCATGCCCTGAGGAATACCATTGGGAGACTCAACATT GAGAAGCACATGAGCAGCACAGATATAAATGCTCTAACAAGACAAAAAGAGCTGCTTCTCCAGAAGTTGAGCACCTTTGAAGAAACCAACCGGACACTCCGAGAACTTCTTGCAGAGCATCAGTCTCGGGAG AAAGATGCCCAGAAGGTTATGGATCGACAAGCAATGCTGCTGAAAAGGCTGGCTGACATGGATGCAGAGAACATG caaCTTCAAATCAGgcttcagggaaaagaaaaagaagtggaaaCCCTCACACTTCAAATAGTGGCAGAAAag GAACAGGCAAAGAAAGCCTTTGAACTTGCCAGATCCTTGGAGTCTGTGAAGGCCCATTTACAagcccagctgaggagcagagaagctGATAATGACCGTCTGGCCACACAGCTGCAG AATGCGGAGATGAGTGAAAATCATACTAAGGGAGAGATGGAtcttctgctggagcagctgcaagACCTGAGGTGCAAAGCAGAGAGTGATAAAGAGGCACTGAAGAAAGCGGTCCGTGCACAGAAAGAGCGGGCGGAGCGGAGTGAGGAGTATGTGCAGAAACTGACTGCCCAGCTAGCAGAAAAG GAAAACGCTGTTGCTGAGGCCCAGTGCAATCTCGAGTCCTGGAGGAATCGCTGCAGCAAAGCAATGAAGGAGAAGGATGACCTTGAACTGGAAGTCGTTACACTGAACAG CCGTGTTGCAGACCTCTTGGAGCAACTGGCAAGGCTCCAGGAACAGGCACGGGACGAAAACGAAGCTTTGGTAGATAAAGTACAGCAAATGTCTGGAGAGAACATGGCTTTGAAGAAAGACAATGAAAAACTAAAG gctGCTCTGATTTCAATGGAGGACAAGCTGAACCAAGCACAGATGGAATTGCAACATCTCCAGAATTCTGTCAGGAGCTACGAAGGGTTGATCGAAACCTACACGGCACAG GCACAAATGGCCCGAAAGGAAGCAGATGAGCTGGCAGCAAGACTGGAGAAGTGTGAAAAAGAGAACGAGACATTAAGGGAGGAAATGAGCAAGGAGATTGAAGAG ACTCGTGAGAAGTTCCAGAGCCAACTTGCTGAACTGGAAAAGCTGCCTGAGATCCTGAAGTACACTGAGACACAGCTGGCAGAGTGCCATCAACAGCTCATGTGTTACGAGAAGAAGAACACGGACCTGTGTGGCATGATTGCAGATCTCCGTCAGCTG ATTGACCTCCAGGGGGACAAAATGGAGATGACAAGAGAGAGATATCAGTCTGcccaagaggagaaaaagcaacTCACCTTGAAGGTGGAGGAGCTAGAAAG AAAACTAGAGTCCACGAGTGCCCAGAACATAGAATTCCTTCAGGTCATAGCAAAACGGGAGGAGTCGATCCACCAGTGTCAGTTGCGGCTGGAGGAGAAGAGCCGTGagtgcagctccctggcacGCCAGCTGGAGATGGCCATTGAGGATGCCAAAAAACAA GTGGAACAAGCTCGAGAACGAGCAGTCTCCAGAGAGAGGGCAGCCCAGTCCAAGGTGTTGGATTTGGAGACCCAGCTGAGCAGGAATAAAACAGAGCTGAACCAGTTGCATCGGTGCAAAGACGAT gcagagcgCCGATACGAAAGCCGCCTCCAGGACCTGCGGGATCGGCTGGAGCAGTCGGAGAGCACCAACCGCAGCATGCAGAACTACGTCCAGTTCCTCAAGTCTTCCTACGACAACGTTTTTAGGGAAAGTGTTTTTCTGGGTTCCCTCAGCCCCACGCGCTCTCTTCTCTGA
- the ODF2 gene encoding outer dense fiber protein 2 isoform X4 yields MKNRCSSPPLHVHVDENTPVHVHIKKGQKTTPAKCQQKHKQKSKGDGVRAIRVKAKAPWIPPGKTSTRDTILKWEKELGEHLEATPIAETDRMQSVMRLSDLSTDDDDPTCCKINKYEKKIDSLMNMVGTLKKEVKMQQMEEQEEITKRLLEEQKEELNEMTQELVETENENTRLRRNIERIKEEKDLTVLQKECLQQEKECLMTKLSEAERDGAAAARQIHALRNTIGRLNIEKHMSSTDINALTRQKELLLQKLSTFEETNRTLRELLAEHQSREKDAQKVMDRQAMLLKRLADMDAENMQLQIRLQGKEKEVETLTLQIVAEKEQAKKAFELARSLESVKAHLQAQLRSREADNDRLATQLQNAEMSENHTKGEMDLLLEQLQDLRCKAESDKEALKKAVRAQKERAERSEEYVQKLTAQLAEKENAVAEAQCNLESWRNRCSKAMKEKDDLELEVVTLNSRVADLLEQLARLQEQARDENEALVDKVQQMSGENMALKKDNEKLKAALISMEDKLNQAQMELQHLQNSVRSYEGLIETYTAQAQMARKEADELAARLEKCEKENETLREEMSKEIEETREKFQSQLAELEKLPEILKYTETQLAECHQQLMCYEKKNTDLCGMIADLRQLIDLQGDKMEMTRERYQSAQEEKKQLTLKVEELERKLESTSAQNIEFLQVIAKREESIHQCQLRLEEKSRECSSLARQLEMAIEDAKKQVEQARERAVSRERAAQSKVLDLETQLSRNKTELNQLHRCKDDAERRYESRLQDLRDRLEQSESTNRSMQNYVQFLKSSYDNVFRESVFLGSLSPTRSLL; encoded by the exons ATGAAGAACCGTTGCTCATCTCCCCCTTTGCACGTCCATGTGGATGAAAACACCCCTGTCCATGTCCATATTAAAAAGGGGCAGAAAACCACACCTGCAAAATGCCAG caAAAGCACAAACAGAAATCTAAAGGGGACGGTGTGCGAGCCATTCGGGTGAAAGCTAAGGCCCCTTGGATACCCCCAGGCAAAACAAGCACTCGTGATACCATCTTGAAGTGGGAG AAGGAATTAGGTGAGCATCTGGAAGCTACGCCTATTGCTGAGACTGACAGGATGCAGTCAGTAATGCGCCTTAGCGACCTCTCCACAGACGATGATGATCCCACTTGCTGCAAAATTAACAAATATGAGAAGAAGATAGACAGCCTAATGAATATGGTGGGAACACTGAAAAAAGAG GTCAAGATGCAGCAAATGGAGGAACAGGAGGAAATCACAAAACGtctcctggaggagcagaaggaagaacTAAATGAGATGACACAAGAGCTGGTAGAAACAGAGAATGAGAACACGCGGCTCCGACGCAACATTGAGCGTATAAAGGAGGAGAAGGACCTGACTGT GCTACAGAAGGAATGcttgcagcaggagaaggaatgtTTGATGACCAAGCTAAGTGAAGCAGaaagggatggagcagcagctgccagacaGATCCATGCCCTGAGGAATACCATTGGGAGACTCAACATT GAGAAGCACATGAGCAGCACAGATATAAATGCTCTAACAAGACAAAAAGAGCTGCTTCTCCAGAAGTTGAGCACCTTTGAAGAAACCAACCGGACACTCCGAGAACTTCTTGCAGAGCATCAGTCTCGGGAG AAAGATGCCCAGAAGGTTATGGATCGACAAGCAATGCTGCTGAAAAGGCTGGCTGACATGGATGCAGAGAACATG caaCTTCAAATCAGgcttcagggaaaagaaaaagaagtggaaaCCCTCACACTTCAAATAGTGGCAGAAAag GAACAGGCAAAGAAAGCCTTTGAACTTGCCAGATCCTTGGAGTCTGTGAAGGCCCATTTACAagcccagctgaggagcagagaagctGATAATGACCGTCTGGCCACACAGCTGCAG AATGCGGAGATGAGTGAAAATCATACTAAGGGAGAGATGGAtcttctgctggagcagctgcaagACCTGAGGTGCAAAGCAGAGAGTGATAAAGAGGCACTGAAGAAAGCGGTCCGTGCACAGAAAGAGCGGGCGGAGCGGAGTGAGGAGTATGTGCAGAAACTGACTGCCCAGCTAGCAGAAAAG GAAAACGCTGTTGCTGAGGCCCAGTGCAATCTCGAGTCCTGGAGGAATCGCTGCAGCAAAGCAATGAAGGAGAAGGATGACCTTGAACTGGAAGTCGTTACACTGAACAG CCGTGTTGCAGACCTCTTGGAGCAACTGGCAAGGCTCCAGGAACAGGCACGGGACGAAAACGAAGCTTTGGTAGATAAAGTACAGCAAATGTCTGGAGAGAACATGGCTTTGAAGAAAGACAATGAAAAACTAAAG gctGCTCTGATTTCAATGGAGGACAAGCTGAACCAAGCACAGATGGAATTGCAACATCTCCAGAATTCTGTCAGGAGCTACGAAGGGTTGATCGAAACCTACACGGCACAG GCACAAATGGCCCGAAAGGAAGCAGATGAGCTGGCAGCAAGACTGGAGAAGTGTGAAAAAGAGAACGAGACATTAAGGGAGGAAATGAGCAAGGAGATTGAAGAG ACTCGTGAGAAGTTCCAGAGCCAACTTGCTGAACTGGAAAAGCTGCCTGAGATCCTGAAGTACACTGAGACACAGCTGGCAGAGTGCCATCAACAGCTCATGTGTTACGAGAAGAAGAACACGGACCTGTGTGGCATGATTGCAGATCTCCGTCAGCTG ATTGACCTCCAGGGGGACAAAATGGAGATGACAAGAGAGAGATATCAGTCTGcccaagaggagaaaaagcaacTCACCTTGAAGGTGGAGGAGCTAGAAAG AAAACTAGAGTCCACGAGTGCCCAGAACATAGAATTCCTTCAGGTCATAGCAAAACGGGAGGAGTCGATCCACCAGTGTCAGTTGCGGCTGGAGGAGAAGAGCCGTGagtgcagctccctggcacGCCAGCTGGAGATGGCCATTGAGGATGCCAAAAAACAA GTGGAACAAGCTCGAGAACGAGCAGTCTCCAGAGAGAGGGCAGCCCAGTCCAAGGTGTTGGATTTGGAGACCCAGCTGAGCAGGAATAAAACAGAGCTGAACCAGTTGCATCGGTGCAAAGACGAT gcagagcgCCGATACGAAAGCCGCCTCCAGGACCTGCGGGATCGGCTGGAGCAGTCGGAGAGCACCAACCGCAGCATGCAGAACTACGTCCAGTTCCTCAAGTCTTCCTACGACAACGTTTTTAGGGAAAGTGTTTTTCTGGGTTCCCTCAGCCCCACGCGCTCTCTTCTCTGA